The following are encoded in a window of Solidesulfovibrio magneticus RS-1 genomic DNA:
- the cobM gene encoding precorrin-4 C(11)-methyltransferase produces the protein MADPSDPRVYFIGAGPGDPELLTVKASRVIAAADLVLYAGSLVSPAIVALARPGAKVVDSAPLALDETHALLRDCVAAGGLAARVHTGDPALYGAIAEQMALLAAENIPYAVIPGVTSASAAAAAFAASFTAPEVTQTLILTRLAGRTPMPPGESLADLARHQSAMAVYLSAGDPEGVAENLLAGGYPPETPVALAHRLGWPGEKRLWTTVGELAETVRAAGVDRQTVFLVLPGQGSTTASKLYDPDFSHGCRPARSRDT, from the coding sequence ATGGCTGACCCGTCCGATCCCCGCGTCTATTTCATCGGGGCCGGCCCCGGCGACCCGGAGCTGCTCACCGTCAAGGCCAGCCGCGTCATCGCCGCCGCCGACCTCGTGCTCTACGCCGGCTCCCTGGTCTCGCCGGCCATCGTCGCCCTGGCCCGGCCCGGAGCGAAGGTCGTCGATTCCGCCCCCCTGGCCCTGGACGAAACCCATGCGCTCCTGCGCGACTGCGTCGCCGCCGGCGGCTTGGCCGCCCGCGTCCACACCGGCGATCCCGCCCTCTACGGAGCCATCGCCGAACAGATGGCGCTGCTGGCCGCCGAGAACATCCCCTACGCCGTCATCCCGGGCGTCACCTCGGCCTCGGCCGCCGCCGCCGCCTTTGCCGCCTCGTTTACCGCCCCGGAAGTCACCCAGACGCTGATCCTCACCCGGCTGGCCGGCCGCACGCCCATGCCGCCAGGAGAATCCCTGGCCGATCTGGCCCGCCACCAGTCCGCCATGGCCGTCTACCTCTCGGCCGGCGACCCCGAAGGCGTGGCCGAAAATCTCCTCGCCGGCGGCTATCCGCCCGAAACCCCGGTGGCCCTGGCCCATCGTCTGGGCTGGCCCGGCGAAAAACGCCTCTGGACCACCGTCGGCGAACTGGCCGAGACCGTGCGCGCCGCGGGCGTCGACCGCCAGACCGTGTTCCTCGTCCTGCCCGGCCAGGGCAGCACCACGGCCTCGAAACTCTACGATCCCGACTTCAGCCACGGCTGCCGTCCGGCCCGCAGCCGCGACACGTAA
- a CDS encoding bifunctional cobalt-precorrin-7 (C(5))-methyltransferase/cobalt-precorrin-6B (C(15))-methyltransferase, translating to MTQASLPPIHVLGCGIGRPTLPPEAAAALDAAEVLVGGRRLLAAFPDHPGRRLPIAGPLTAVCDALADARQAGENVAVLADGDGLYFGIGKTLLARFGPQALRFYPNVTTVAVACSRLGRPWDNLPVVSLHGRSDATPLFAALARHGAAAVYTDAANSPAAIAAALLHRGGDAFTMTICENLGLPDERLRRLPLPEAASAETTSLSLALIERTAPPTVPLHLGLGDDALSRDDAVFTKAPARAVSLAALAARPGQMVWDIGAGTGAVALEASLLCAPGPVFAVERDPARHAHLVANIQRTGALTVCPVLAAAPEGLEALPDPDRVFVGGGLSGNPGLLPELCRRLAPGGRLVVNAVLLGSLTSALDVLAAHGLETAVTQLQAARAMPIAQDLRLAADNPVFIIAAAKEAAHG from the coding sequence ATGACGCAGGCATCCCTTCCCCCCATCCATGTCCTGGGTTGCGGCATCGGCCGTCCGACCCTGCCCCCCGAAGCCGCCGCCGCCCTGGACGCGGCCGAGGTGCTGGTCGGCGGCCGCCGGCTGTTGGCCGCCTTTCCCGACCATCCCGGCCGCCGCCTTCCCATCGCCGGGCCGCTGACCGCCGTGTGCGACGCCCTGGCCGACGCCCGGCAGGCCGGTGAAAACGTGGCCGTGCTGGCCGACGGCGACGGCCTCTATTTCGGCATCGGCAAGACGCTGCTGGCCCGTTTCGGTCCCCAGGCCTTGCGCTTTTACCCCAACGTCACCACCGTGGCCGTGGCCTGCTCCCGCCTCGGCCGGCCCTGGGACAATCTGCCCGTGGTGTCGCTGCATGGCCGCAGCGACGCCACACCCTTGTTCGCCGCCCTGGCCCGCCACGGCGCGGCCGCCGTCTACACCGACGCGGCCAACAGCCCGGCCGCCATCGCGGCAGCCCTGCTCCATCGCGGCGGCGACGCCTTCACCATGACCATCTGCGAAAACCTCGGCCTGCCCGACGAACGCCTCCGCCGGCTGCCGCTGCCCGAGGCCGCCTCGGCCGAAACCACGTCCCTGTCCCTGGCGCTTATTGAGCGCACGGCCCCGCCTACCGTGCCGCTGCACCTCGGCCTGGGCGACGACGCGCTTTCCCGCGACGACGCCGTGTTCACCAAGGCCCCGGCCCGGGCCGTTTCCCTGGCCGCCCTGGCCGCCCGGCCCGGCCAGATGGTCTGGGACATCGGGGCCGGAACCGGGGCCGTGGCCCTGGAAGCGTCGCTGTTATGCGCCCCCGGACCGGTCTTTGCCGTGGAGCGCGACCCGGCCCGCCACGCCCATCTTGTCGCCAACATCCAGCGCACCGGCGCGCTCACCGTGTGCCCGGTCCTGGCCGCCGCGCCCGAAGGTCTGGAGGCGCTTCCCGACCCGGACCGCGTCTTTGTCGGTGGCGGCCTGTCCGGCAACCCGGGCCTGCTCCCCGAGCTGTGCCGCCGGCTGGCCCCGGGCGGACGGCTGGTCGTCAACGCCGTGCTGCTGGGGTCCCTGACGAGCGCCCTGGACGTCCTGGCTGCCCATGGCCTGGAAACCGCCGTCACCCAGCTCCAGGCCGCCCGGGCCATGCCCATCGCCCAGGATCTGCGGCTGGCCGCCGACAATCCCGTTTTTATCATCGCCGCCGCCAAGGAGGCCGCCCATGGCTGA
- a CDS encoding IS110 family transposase: MAADCFIGIDVSKETLAVHTLPDGNDFQFVNDPDGIKAICRKFSKFRPKLIIIEATGGLQIPVATALSLKKFPVVVINPRQARDFARAKGRLAKTDKIDAEILALFGKQMEPEVRPLKDEQAQEMSSLMSRRNQLIRMLVMEKNRFTRAYGSVRADIEKNIDWLEERLSEIDTHLGTVVRASPIWRERDNLLRSVPGVGDVLSRSLLSNLPELGTLNRREIAALVGVAPLNCDSGKRRGKRRVWGGRSDVRSVLYMAVLSAKKYNPVIRDFYNRLKEAGKPHKVAAVASMRKLITILNAMVRSGQPWGQYAHAA; this comes from the coding sequence ATGGCTGCTGACTGTTTCATCGGAATTGATGTCTCTAAGGAAACTCTTGCTGTCCACACGCTTCCTGACGGAAATGACTTTCAATTTGTTAACGACCCCGATGGTATAAAAGCTATCTGCAGGAAATTTTCAAAATTTCGTCCAAAGCTTATTATCATCGAGGCGACTGGCGGCCTTCAAATTCCTGTTGCCACGGCATTGAGTCTCAAGAAATTCCCCGTTGTAGTCATCAATCCCCGCCAGGCTCGGGATTTTGCGCGAGCTAAAGGACGGCTGGCTAAAACAGACAAGATTGACGCTGAGATTCTTGCTCTTTTTGGCAAGCAGATGGAGCCTGAAGTACGCCCTCTGAAGGACGAGCAAGCGCAAGAAATGAGTTCGCTAATGTCCAGGCGCAACCAACTCATTCGAATGCTTGTCATGGAAAAAAATCGTTTTACTCGTGCTTATGGCTCGGTAAGAGCAGATATAGAGAAGAATATTGACTGGCTTGAGGAACGATTGTCTGAGATCGACACGCATCTTGGCACAGTAGTACGAGCGAGTCCGATTTGGCGTGAGCGAGACAATTTGCTCCGGAGCGTCCCTGGAGTCGGAGATGTCCTATCAAGGTCGCTCCTTTCCAATCTGCCTGAGCTTGGAACGTTGAATCGTCGGGAGATCGCTGCTCTTGTTGGGGTTGCCCCTTTGAATTGTGACAGCGGAAAGCGTCGAGGAAAACGTCGTGTATGGGGAGGTCGAAGTGATGTTCGATCTGTATTATATATGGCTGTCTTGTCAGCTAAAAAATACAATCCCGTCATACGTGATTTTTACAATCGCCTCAAGGAAGCCGGCAAACCACATAAAGTCGCCGCAGTTGCTTCGATGCGAAAGTTGATAACGATTTTGAATGCAATGGTGCGATCCGGGCAACCGTGGGGACAGTACGCACACGCGGCGTAG